A segment of the uncultured Desulfobulbus sp. genome:
CAGGATCAGGCGACTTTAACTGCCGCTCTAAGTATCCTTTTATTTCCCGAGTATATTTAAGATTACTCGCCGTAGAGAGCATTTGATCGAGCTCGAAAGACGACTTGGAGAGTTTTTTGAGTTCTGGGACAAGCTGTTCGTCGAGATCTAGCAGATCAACCTCCATAAACGGCTTTTTATCCATAATGTTGGGTTCATCTAGATCGGCAAAGAATTGGTATTTGTGACCGTTCGTAAGTACTCCAATTCTTGCTGCAGTAACGTGAAAATAACGCCTGAGCTGAGCGGCATGGTTATCGTTTAAGTCTGCATCGCTACATTTGCATTCGATCAGCATCGATGGCTTTCCTTCAACCATGATTGCGTAATCGATCTTTTCCCCTTTCTTACTTCCAACGTCTGCTATGAATTCAGGGACAACTTCAGTTGGATCAAAAACGTCATACCCAAGGGTTTGAATAAACGGCATTACAAACGCTGTTTTTGCAGCTTCCTCCGTTTGAATAGCGACTTTTTGTTTCTCTATTCTTGAGGCAAGGGATGTAAGTTTATCAGCGAAATCCACTGGAATTCCCCCTTAAAAATATATTGTTATTCAATACCTCTTCTCTTTAGCCACAACCACACCGATGATTCTGAACTCTATGCCTGTCATATCTTTGATGGGGTAGCGGGGGTTCAGTGGTTTCAGGAACACACTTGATCCATCAAATACGAGCTGCTTGAAGGTAGCCTCGTCCTCCCCATTACTGGCAATTACATAATTCCCATTTATCGCTTCTTTTTCCGGATCAATGGTGATGATGTCGCCTTCGACGAATTCAGGCTCCATCGAATCCCCGTGAACCACCAGAGCAAAGGCATTCGGATGCTTGGTCGCCGTTGTATATATCCATTCTTCGGCGAGTCCTGGAAGAAAGGGATCAATCACTTCAGCCCAGTCGCCAGCCTGAACCCAAGAGATGATAGGAACTCGACTCAAAATGGGTGGGCCTAAGGATACGTTGGACGGACCTAAGGAGTTGGTATCGTCATCAGTATTTTTGCGAACATGGTTTTCACCTGTAAGCAACCAAGCAACAGTTCTATTCACAGCCTTAGCAAGTGCTATCAACTGAGGTCTAGTTGGTTCCCCTCCTTTTAAATACGCAGCAAGGGTTGATTGAGGGATACCAGAAAGTCTCGATAATGCACTTTGCCCTCCGGCTTCTTTCGTTATTTCGTCCATCCTTTCGATAAACGCCAAATCTGGTTC
Coding sequences within it:
- a CDS encoding type I restriction endonuclease, producing the protein MDFADKLTSLASRIEKQKVAIQTEEAAKTAFVMPFIQTLGYDVFDPTEVVPEFIADVGSKKGEKIDYAIMVEGKPSMLIECKCSDADLNDNHAAQLRRYFHVTAARIGVLTNGHKYQFFADLDEPNIMDKKPFMEVDLLDLDEQLVPELKKLSKSSFELDQMLSTASNLKYTREIKGYLERQLKSPDPDFVRLVLADFYSGMKTQIVIEQFTPLVKQAFVAVINEQINARLKSALSSGGQLPSGNEDDVQQEESNVENSSNGIVTTHEEIEGYYIVRAILRPVVDIERVAMRDTKSYCGILLDDNNRKPICRLRFNAQQKYIGIFDNQRNETRMAIDNLNQIFDFTDQIRDAIRLYEE
- a CDS encoding XRE family transcriptional regulator, with translation MARKKVEPDLAFIERMDEITKEAGGQSALSRLSGIPQSTLAAYLKGGEPTRPQLIALAKAVNRTVAWLLTGENHVRKNTDDDTNSLGPSNVSLGPPILSRVPIISWVQAGDWAEVIDPFLPGLAEEWIYTTATKHPNAFALVVHGDSMEPEFVEGDIITIDPEKEAINGNYVIASNGEDEATFKQLVFDGSSVFLKPLNPRYPIKDMTGIEFRIIGVVVAKEKRY